GCCGAGCTGATCCCACTGGGCGAAGCTTATGGCTATAAAAGCGACGACTACGTTCGATGGGTAGTTAATTTGCTCAGAGCAGAACCGCGAGTGGACGTCTGTCAGAGAACGCGATAAGTGAAAAGTAAATACGATCCTGCGTTGCTGTCCGTCCTTTTTTTGGGAAATAAACTCTAAGCTACCGAAATGGCTCTGGTGCCGGCCACAAACAACACGGACTGGGATTACTGGGATTACCGTCGTCGGCTGTGGAGGGACTGGGACCTGAACGACTGGGACCTGCCCTACTGGAAGCGGTCGCTGTCCCGCGTTGGGTCCGCGCCCGATCTCAGTCGGGTCATCGTCGGCAAGGATGGCTTCGAGGCCAATGTGGATGTGCACCTGTTCAAGCCGTACGAGATCAGTGTGAAGACCTCGGGGGACACGGTCGTGGTGGAGGCCAAGCACGAGAAGCGACGGGACGGCGACACCTTCGTGGGCCGCCACATCGTCAAGCGGTTCGTCCTGCCCCGAGGATACTATCCCAACGACGTGCGGTCGGAACTGTCCTCCGATGGCATACTCACCGTCAAGTGTCCGCCGTATTTGACCAACGAGCGGAGCGTGTACGTCCGCCAAGTGGGGCCCTCGTATCTAAGCATCAAGAATTAACCCCAGGTCCCTAGCATCGTAATTCCGCGTTATGTTCTTAGTTCTTTTCTGTTGGAGCAACAATTGAGAGACAAAAGTTATGCACATAATTCTAAGACTAGAATTGGACTCTTTTTTGTAATTAACAAGACAACATTTGtttagttaaataaaataaaagttaatttattaataatgtaTTCAGGCTGCCTTATTTGGAAGTGGTTTCTTTACTTCTCCCAAGCGCCAGCGGATGTGCTCAGCCCAACTCAGCTCAAAGCTTGAACAATGCCCAGGAAAATGTCAACATAAATTGACGCAAGTGGAAAACGACTGACCACACAAGAGTATCCGCTATATAGTATTTCTCTTCCGAGACTATCCCTTCTCTAGAGCACGTTTTAGCCAGAAACCTATGTGTGGACACCACGCCCTCGGGCCATTTCCGCAATTTGCCAACTATGGTTAGGTCGAAATGTAAATGGGCCAATAAACGAGAATCGCTTTGAGCATAAGCCTACGCGGGAAAAGTGTCGTACAAGTCGTCAGAAAATAGAGCTCGAGATATTAATCCACTGACCATGCTGAGTATAGAGCATCGAGTGTAATAGCTCGCCCACAATAAGTTCAACAGAGCCAAGGCGATTTGCCAACGTCGTAGCTCAATTTCTATCGAAGTAATGAAactaaatacattaaaaaaactgGTCTGAACCCGACCATCATTACTTTTCTCGTTAtcgaaataaaactaaaaaaaacgtaaaaaacacaaaaatggtTGAATAATTGGACTTTTAGATGTAAGCTTTTACCACAAGAACATCAAAAAAGTTTCTTTAGcgaatatttcaaaaaagatgTTTGAAAATGATTAACGCATCTTTAGGGAGCCCAAATTAGACATAAAACCAAATTTAAAGCTgagcttaaaaatatatatatttatccaGTTATAACTTTCTAAAGTTATTTGTAGGATCAACTGGAAGAgctcctatgggagctataaaatatagtggtccgatccggctggatatactacctgaaattttaagaattattaaAACTAATAACAGCATATTCTTAaaattgcaggtagtatatccagctggatcggaccactatatcttatagctcccataggagcTCTTCCAGTTGAACCTacaaataactttaaaaagttATGATTAAGCCACTCTATAAGGagtttaaagtaaattttaataaaacaatgtataatttttacttcttgttattttttgtgtgtaaCTAGGAGCTACACTATTAAAGATTTAATGGTTTTGTTATGTTTCGAATAGAAACGGCGACTTTTAATAgctgtttttatgtttttatacccttggaGAGGGTaggcaaactagtctctcagttttaaagctctctcacttttccaaaagtcttctttctttcggagttttttgacatactatctaataatattgggaatatcattttttatatttttgagtcattcgaattaaatttaaaaaaaacggactactctaacatatagctgtcaaagaaacgggaagagaaata
This window of the Drosophila biarmipes strain raj3 chromosome 3L, RU_DBia_V1.1, whole genome shotgun sequence genome carries:
- the LOC108034908 gene encoding heat shock protein 27, translated to MALVPATNNTDWDYWDYRRRLWRDWDLNDWDLPYWKRSLSRVGSAPDLSRVIVGKDGFEANVDVHLFKPYEISVKTSGDTVVVEAKHEKRRDGDTFVGRHIVKRFVLPRGYYPNDVRSELSSDGILTVKCPPYLTNERSVYVRQVGPSYLSIKN